A single genomic interval of Rosistilla ulvae harbors:
- a CDS encoding LON peptidase substrate-binding domain-containing protein produces the protein MSDIESLTRLPDHFDGTVRLFPLPGVVSFPHVMQPLHIFEPRYCDLLTDTLASDRLIAMATLASGWEPDYEGRPALEEFACIGRIVSHTPTDDERHNILLLGIRRVRILQEVVTNQTYRMAKVEVLDDVYSPQAAADRPLLKRSLLEEFRKYIPESALAQENFSQLLDSQMPLGIVSDIIAYTVGIPVSQKLKLLAELDVDQRARKLIAALAPSQKQVEVSEPENESLSSGFPPPFSRN, from the coding sequence ATGTCCGATATCGAAAGTCTGACGCGATTGCCCGATCATTTTGATGGGACGGTTCGTCTGTTCCCGCTGCCTGGGGTTGTCAGTTTTCCGCATGTAATGCAACCGCTGCATATCTTTGAGCCGCGTTACTGCGATTTGTTGACCGATACCTTGGCATCGGACCGATTGATCGCAATGGCGACGCTGGCCAGTGGTTGGGAGCCCGATTACGAAGGCCGTCCGGCGTTGGAAGAATTCGCCTGTATCGGGCGGATTGTTTCGCATACGCCGACCGACGACGAGCGTCACAATATATTGTTGCTAGGGATTCGGCGGGTGCGGATCTTGCAAGAAGTGGTCACCAACCAGACCTATCGGATGGCGAAGGTCGAGGTGTTGGACGACGTCTATTCGCCGCAAGCCGCTGCCGATCGTCCGCTGTTAAAGCGATCGTTGTTGGAGGAGTTTCGGAAATACATTCCCGAATCCGCGCTCGCGCAGGAGAACTTTAGCCAATTGTTGGACAGCCAGATGCCGTTGGGGATCGTCAGCGACATCATCGCCTACACCGTTGGTATTCCCGTTTCGCAGAAGTTGAAATTGTTGGCCGAACTCGATGTCGATCAGCGGGCAAGAAAGCTGATCGCGGCACTCGCTCCGTCGCAGAAGCAAGTTGAAGTTTCGGAGCCGGAAAACGAATCGCTCTCGTCAGGATTTCCGCCGCCGTTCAGTCGAAACTGA
- a CDS encoding FAD-binding oxidoreductase: MDADSTRLQADLRGIIEGDVLCEDVHRQIYASDASIYQLKPAGIVRPRSMNDIASCVQYAREHHLSIHPRGAGSGLAGESLGRGIILDMSRYMRRWYRLDDSLIRVQAGVVLAQLNRELGTHGRLYGPDPQARSVTTMGGVLSLDASGSHWLRYGSARDTVQSIKVVTATGEIAEFSSHHHGSGGIAGRLANEVTGIAKRHAEQLGKLRAGSPHNHGGYRLDLAVTGDQVNLASLLVGAEGTLGIIAEATVSTEPMPTHRGVSLLFFHRLEHAARGALLAAGRGAAACDLMDRRLLEIARETDPRFEQLIPRNAEAMLLVEFQDEQLPELRSRLRDLNDCLCRQEKLAFGSRMTVERRERDFFWLIVRRVIPRLYRLRGDTRPLPIIEDIAIEPAKLPDLMVELQNILKEHQVTATMFAHAGHGHLHIRPFLDLADPGSPQVLRELAESIFEKVLEFGGTISGEHGAGLSRSWFLPRQYGSLWPAMIAVKRAFDPAGLLNPGKVVGLPSQGPDENLRNVTAMIQIGQETEPDEESDADSVAEPIVPRLPVLQSWNDEPIEMATRNCNGCGRCKTLAPSERMCPVYRVLPIEEASPRAKANLLRGVLAGELSVDALATDEVKQITDLCFGCHQCRIECPASVDIPKIVNELRGQYVATNGLSVADYLMTRIESIAPLASRVATVSNWVLKSPRWRWVLERTMGLARGRRITPYAKLSFMRWAAKKRLTRPLQKGGPKVAYFVDYFANWHDPELGQALVEVLRHNRVGVYVPPNQYSSMMPRIAAGDLKGAMHAATHNIRILAEAVRQGYQIVTTEPTAALCLIHEYPNLIDSEDARLVAENTYDSCRYLWDMHLRNELSLDFRPVAASVAYHQPCHVRAIDSGKPAQQLMDLIPGLRVQSMEKGCSGMAGLYGMKRENFRNSVRIGWNLISGMRKADIQAASTECSACKNQIEHGSNRTTLHPIKVMAYAYGRLPALTALG; this comes from the coding sequence ATGGACGCCGACAGTACACGATTGCAAGCCGATCTGCGTGGCATCATCGAAGGGGATGTGCTGTGTGAGGATGTGCATCGGCAGATCTACGCCAGCGATGCGAGCATCTATCAATTGAAGCCCGCCGGCATCGTTCGCCCGCGGTCGATGAATGACATCGCGTCGTGTGTGCAATATGCCCGCGAGCACCATCTTTCGATCCATCCCCGCGGCGCCGGGAGCGGTTTGGCGGGAGAATCGTTGGGGCGTGGGATCATTCTGGATATGTCGCGGTACATGCGACGTTGGTACCGCTTGGACGATTCATTGATCCGCGTGCAGGCGGGGGTGGTGTTAGCTCAATTGAATCGCGAACTGGGGACGCATGGTCGTCTGTACGGTCCCGATCCGCAGGCCCGCAGCGTGACGACGATGGGAGGCGTTCTCTCTTTGGATGCTTCGGGCAGCCATTGGCTCCGTTACGGATCGGCTCGCGACACGGTGCAATCGATCAAAGTGGTCACCGCCACGGGGGAGATCGCTGAATTTTCCAGCCATCACCACGGATCGGGGGGAATCGCAGGGCGGTTGGCCAATGAGGTTACCGGGATCGCCAAACGGCATGCGGAGCAATTGGGAAAGCTTCGCGCTGGATCCCCTCACAATCATGGCGGCTATCGGTTGGATCTTGCCGTCACGGGAGATCAAGTGAACCTGGCCAGTCTGTTGGTCGGGGCCGAAGGAACGCTGGGGATCATCGCCGAAGCGACGGTCAGCACCGAACCGATGCCAACGCATCGCGGCGTCTCGCTGTTGTTCTTTCATCGCTTGGAGCATGCTGCTCGCGGAGCGTTATTGGCGGCCGGGCGTGGCGCAGCGGCTTGCGATCTGATGGATCGGCGACTGTTGGAGATCGCTCGGGAGACCGATCCGCGGTTCGAGCAATTGATCCCTCGCAATGCCGAGGCGATGTTGTTGGTCGAGTTCCAAGACGAACAACTGCCCGAGCTGCGATCTCGTTTGCGCGACCTCAACGATTGTTTGTGCCGGCAGGAAAAGCTGGCCTTTGGTTCGCGGATGACTGTCGAACGCCGCGAGCGCGATTTCTTTTGGCTGATCGTGCGTCGTGTGATCCCGCGACTGTATCGGTTGCGCGGCGATACGCGTCCGCTGCCGATCATCGAAGACATCGCGATCGAGCCTGCCAAGCTTCCCGATCTGATGGTCGAGCTGCAGAACATCTTAAAAGAGCATCAGGTCACCGCGACGATGTTTGCTCACGCCGGGCACGGGCATCTGCACATCCGCCCGTTCTTGGATCTGGCCGATCCCGGCAGCCCGCAGGTCCTGCGGGAATTGGCCGAGTCGATCTTCGAGAAGGTCTTGGAGTTTGGCGGCACGATCAGCGGAGAGCATGGCGCGGGGCTAAGTCGCAGTTGGTTCTTGCCGCGGCAATACGGATCGCTGTGGCCGGCGATGATCGCTGTCAAACGGGCCTTCGATCCGGCCGGTTTGCTGAATCCCGGCAAGGTCGTCGGTTTGCCATCGCAGGGGCCCGATGAGAATCTCCGCAACGTGACGGCGATGATTCAGATCGGTCAAGAGACGGAGCCGGACGAGGAGTCGGATGCCGATTCGGTCGCCGAGCCGATCGTGCCGCGGTTGCCGGTGCTGCAGTCGTGGAACGATGAGCCGATCGAGATGGCGACGCGCAACTGCAACGGTTGTGGGCGTTGCAAAACGCTGGCACCGAGTGAGCGGATGTGTCCTGTCTATCGCGTGCTGCCGATCGAAGAGGCGTCGCCACGGGCGAAAGCGAATCTGTTGCGCGGGGTCTTGGCCGGCGAGCTGTCGGTCGATGCGTTGGCGACCGACGAGGTCAAACAGATCACCGATCTCTGTTTCGGTTGCCATCAGTGCCGAATCGAATGTCCGGCGTCGGTCGATATCCCGAAGATCGTCAACGAGCTGCGCGGGCAATACGTCGCTACCAACGGACTGTCGGTCGCCGATTATTTGATGACTCGCATTGAATCGATAGCGCCGCTGGCCAGCCGCGTAGCAACGGTTTCGAACTGGGTGCTGAAGAGTCCGCGTTGGCGTTGGGTTTTGGAGCGGACGATGGGGCTGGCCCGAGGTCGCCGGATCACTCCCTACGCGAAGCTCAGTTTCATGCGTTGGGCGGCGAAAAAACGATTGACGCGGCCGCTGCAAAAAGGTGGCCCCAAGGTCGCCTATTTCGTCGACTACTTCGCCAACTGGCACGACCCCGAACTCGGCCAAGCGCTTGTCGAAGTGCTGCGGCACAATCGCGTCGGCGTCTACGTGCCGCCGAATCAATATTCGTCGATGATGCCGCGGATCGCGGCGGGTGATCTGAAAGGGGCGATGCACGCGGCGACTCACAATATTCGCATCCTGGCCGAAGCGGTTCGTCAGGGATACCAGATCGTCACGACCGAACCGACCGCAGCGCTTTGTCTGATCCACGAATATCCCAACCTTATCGACAGCGAAGACGCTCGCCTGGTCGCCGAAAACACTTACGATTCGTGCCGCTATCTGTGGGACATGCATCTGCGGAACGAGCTGTCGTTGGACTTTCGCCCGGTCGCCGCCAGCGTCGCCTATCACCAGCCGTGCCATGTTCGCGCTATCGATTCGGGCAAGCCGGCTCAGCAGTTGATGGATCTGATCCCCGGGCTGCGCGTTCAATCGATGGAGAAGGGGTGCAGCGGGATGGCTGGGCTGTACGGTATGAAACGGGAGAACTTCCGCAACAGCGTCCGCATCGGCTGGAATCTGATCAGCGGGATGCGGAAGGCTGATATTCAAGCGGCGTCGACCGAATGTAGCGCTTGCAAAAACCAGATCGAACACGGCAGCAACCGGACGACGCTGCATCCGATCAAGGTGATGGCCTACGCCTATGGGCGGCTTCCCGCTCTGACCGCTTTGGGTTAG
- a CDS encoding MoaD/ThiS family protein yields the protein MTDSPSTIEVAMFAAAQELVGSDSVTITLPAGATAGEVLVQLGQRCPELQGLLPACRLAVDLQYVAAEHLIAPGAQLALIPPVSGG from the coding sequence ATGACCGATTCTCCAAGCACGATCGAAGTGGCGATGTTTGCCGCCGCCCAGGAGTTGGTGGGATCGGATTCGGTGACGATAACGCTGCCCGCCGGCGCAACCGCTGGCGAGGTGCTGGTGCAACTGGGGCAGCGATGTCCGGAACTGCAAGGTCTTTTGCCCGCCTGCCGGTTGGCTGTCGATCTGCAGTACGTGGCGGCGGAGCATTTGATTGCGCCCGGTGCTCAGCTGGCGTTGATCCCTCCAGTCAGTGGAGGTTGA
- a CDS encoding molybdenum cofactor biosynthesis protein MoaE: MQRKAETRVVVELVDGPIENEPILESLSDLDAGAHCLFLGKTRRRTADKETDYLVYDAYRPMALAELRRLADAAADRWQLKRVVVIHRLGRVDLGEASIAIAASSGHRREVFEAIPWLLDEIKSDVPIWKQEHWSDGLTEWVHP; the protein is encoded by the coding sequence GTGCAACGGAAAGCCGAAACGCGAGTTGTTGTCGAATTGGTCGATGGGCCGATCGAGAACGAACCGATCTTGGAATCGCTGTCGGATCTCGACGCCGGTGCTCACTGTCTGTTTCTGGGGAAGACGCGCCGCCGAACGGCGGACAAAGAAACCGACTATCTGGTCTACGATGCCTATCGTCCGATGGCGCTGGCTGAACTGCGCCGCTTAGCCGATGCGGCGGCGGACCGCTGGCAATTAAAACGCGTCGTTGTGATCCATCGTTTGGGACGGGTCGATCTTGGCGAGGCGAGCATCGCGATCGCCGCTAGCAGTGGGCATCGCCGAGAGGTTTTTGAAGCGATCCCTTGGCTGTTGGATGAGATCAAGTCGGACGTGCCGATCTGGAAACAAGAGCATTGGTCCGATGGGCTGACGGAGTGGGTGCATCCATGA
- a CDS encoding aminotransferase class V-fold PLP-dependent enzyme — translation MNQRIYLDNAATSWPKPPGVAEAIAAEITEVGAAAGRGAYAAAMSAEQVVANCRAAVAQMINAQAAEIALTCNGTHSLNIAIQGVLRRGDHVVTTQIEHNSVLRPLAWLQESRDVSMTVVPCDRFGFVDADAIAAAIRDDTRLVAVSHASNVTGAVQDLAAIGAIVRHHPALFLVDAAQSLGHLPIDVQAMAIDMLASPGHKGCLGPLGTGVLYLENSIQSQVQPLMYGGTGTDSDRMEMPAGMPGRHEAGNLNVPAIAGLLAALRWSAGNETEDSSGPLADRLADALAALPGVEVFRDRARSHVAVVSVAIDGWQPTDAAGVLDAQFGIQSRAGLHCSPRIHEALGTSAGTLRFSLGRFTRQAEIDRAIDAVGQLVGQ, via the coding sequence ATGAACCAACGGATCTATTTGGATAACGCAGCGACCAGCTGGCCGAAGCCGCCGGGAGTGGCGGAGGCGATCGCGGCGGAGATCACTGAAGTTGGTGCGGCCGCCGGACGCGGTGCCTACGCCGCAGCGATGTCGGCAGAGCAAGTGGTCGCCAACTGCCGGGCTGCGGTCGCTCAAATGATCAACGCTCAAGCTGCGGAGATCGCGTTGACTTGCAACGGTACTCATTCGTTGAACATCGCGATTCAGGGCGTGCTGCGCCGCGGCGATCATGTCGTCACGACGCAGATCGAACACAACAGCGTCCTGCGACCACTGGCTTGGTTGCAGGAAAGCCGCGACGTTTCGATGACCGTCGTCCCCTGCGATCGGTTTGGATTTGTCGACGCCGATGCGATCGCTGCGGCGATCCGGGACGACACGCGGTTGGTCGCGGTCTCGCACGCGTCGAATGTGACCGGCGCGGTTCAGGATCTCGCCGCGATCGGAGCGATCGTGCGGCACCACCCTGCCCTGTTCTTGGTCGACGCCGCGCAGTCGCTTGGCCATCTGCCGATCGATGTCCAGGCGATGGCGATCGACATGTTGGCCAGTCCCGGGCACAAGGGTTGCTTGGGACCGCTGGGGACGGGAGTTTTGTATCTGGAAAATTCGATTCAGTCCCAGGTGCAGCCGTTGATGTATGGCGGGACGGGGACCGATTCGGATCGGATGGAAATGCCCGCTGGGATGCCGGGACGTCACGAAGCGGGTAACTTGAACGTGCCGGCGATCGCTGGATTGTTGGCGGCGCTGCGTTGGTCCGCCGGAAACGAAACGGAAGATTCAAGCGGCCCGTTGGCCGATCGGTTGGCGGATGCTTTGGCGGCGCTGCCGGGCGTGGAGGTCTTTCGCGATCGGGCGCGGTCGCATGTCGCGGTCGTCAGCGTGGCGATCGACGGTTGGCAGCCGACTGATGCGGCGGGAGTTTTGGACGCTCAGTTTGGAATTCAATCGCGAGCCGGCTTGCACTGTTCGCCGCGAATCCACGAAGCTTTGGGGACGTCGGCCGGGACGTTGCGGTTCAGCTTGGGACGCTTCACCAGGCAAGCCGAGATCGACCGCGCGATCGATGCCGTCGGCCAGTTGGTTGGCCAGTGA
- a CDS encoding YkgJ family cysteine cluster protein — translation MAGKPWYKDGLRFECTQCGACCSGEPGYVWVNDDEIAALATHMQMTIDDFEHKFVRNVGAAKSLVEYSDGDCIFLDPDTRGCSVYESRPIQCRTWPFWDSTLEDKAAWKETCDICPGSGVGKLYNFKQIEARRKEKSV, via the coding sequence ATGGCAGGAAAACCTTGGTACAAAGATGGCTTGCGATTTGAATGCACGCAGTGTGGCGCATGCTGCAGCGGCGAGCCGGGTTATGTGTGGGTCAACGACGACGAGATCGCGGCGCTGGCCACGCACATGCAGATGACGATCGACGATTTCGAGCACAAGTTCGTCCGCAACGTCGGTGCCGCCAAAAGTCTCGTCGAATACTCCGATGGCGATTGCATCTTTTTAGATCCCGATACCCGCGGCTGTTCGGTCTACGAATCGCGGCCGATTCAGTGTCGCACCTGGCCGTTTTGGGACAGCACGCTGGAGGACAAGGCGGCTTGGAAAGAGACCTGCGACATCTGTCCCGGCAGCGGCGTCGGTAAGCTGTACAACTTCAAGCAGATCGAAGCCCGTCGGAAAGAGAAGAGCGTCTGA
- a CDS encoding NAD-dependent malic enzyme: protein MDQTFSYSATIRLTYANDRGMLGRIATAIGEQEGMIGAIDIVSSSGRGITRDVSVNAANAEHVQRIAEHLEAIPGLELQTVSDQVFLKHLGGKIEVVAKTPIKSRDDLSSVYTPGVARVCMAIHEDVESSYSLTIRKNMVAVVSDGSAVLGLGNIGPEAAMPVMEGKAMLFKEFGGVDAFPICIATQDVEEIIATVQRLEPTFGGINLEDISSPRCIEIERRLNETMDIPVFHDDQHGTAIVTLAGLENALRLVQKKLNEVKIVINGAGAAGAAIAKLLQLAGAEHVIVCDREGAIFAGRTTRMNPVKDELAAVTNKDGRRGSLRDVVQGADVFVGVSSPDVLTVDDVKSMASDPIVFAMANPDPEIRPELANGHVAVMATGRSDHPNQINNVLCFPGLFRGVLDVRASEVNDAMKVAAAKAIADIITDDERCSDYIIPSVFDRRVAAAVAKAVADAAAETGVARRRPKKAGSGL from the coding sequence ATGGACCAAACCTTTTCATATTCCGCGACGATTCGACTTACCTATGCAAACGATCGCGGCATGTTGGGCAGGATCGCAACCGCGATCGGCGAGCAGGAGGGGATGATTGGGGCGATCGATATCGTCAGTTCCAGCGGGCGGGGGATCACGCGGGATGTCAGTGTGAACGCCGCGAACGCGGAACATGTGCAACGGATCGCGGAGCATCTCGAGGCAATTCCGGGGCTGGAACTGCAGACGGTTTCCGACCAGGTGTTTCTGAAACACTTGGGCGGGAAGATCGAAGTCGTCGCGAAGACGCCGATCAAAAGTCGCGATGACCTCTCGTCGGTCTACACTCCCGGCGTGGCTCGGGTTTGTATGGCGATCCATGAGGACGTCGAATCCTCTTACAGCTTGACGATCCGAAAAAATATGGTCGCCGTCGTCAGCGATGGATCGGCCGTCTTGGGGTTGGGAAACATTGGTCCCGAAGCCGCGATGCCGGTGATGGAGGGGAAGGCGATGTTGTTCAAGGAGTTCGGCGGCGTCGACGCGTTTCCAATCTGCATTGCGACGCAGGATGTCGAAGAGATCATCGCCACGGTTCAGCGTTTGGAGCCGACGTTTGGTGGGATCAATCTGGAGGATATCTCGTCGCCGCGATGTATCGAGATCGAGCGGCGGTTGAATGAAACGATGGATATCCCCGTCTTTCACGACGACCAACACGGGACGGCGATCGTGACGTTGGCGGGGCTGGAGAACGCGTTGCGGTTGGTTCAAAAGAAGCTCAACGAAGTCAAGATTGTCATCAACGGTGCAGGTGCAGCCGGGGCGGCGATCGCCAAGTTGTTGCAGTTGGCCGGAGCCGAGCACGTGATTGTGTGCGATCGCGAGGGAGCGATCTTTGCAGGACGAACGACGCGGATGAATCCCGTGAAGGATGAACTTGCAGCGGTCACGAACAAAGATGGCCGGCGGGGATCGTTGCGAGATGTCGTGCAGGGGGCCGACGTCTTTGTCGGCGTTTCGTCTCCCGATGTGCTGACGGTCGACGATGTCAAAAGCATGGCCAGCGATCCGATCGTCTTTGCGATGGCGAATCCCGATCCAGAGATTCGCCCCGAGCTTGCCAACGGGCACGTCGCGGTGATGGCGACGGGACGTTCGGACCATCCCAACCAGATCAACAACGTGTTGTGTTTCCCCGGCTTATTCCGCGGCGTGTTGGATGTTCGCGCAAGCGAAGTCAACGACGCGATGAAAGTCGCGGCGGCCAAAGCGATCGCCGACATCATCACCGACGATGAGCGCTGCAGCGATTACATCATCCCGAGCGTCTTCGATCGACGTGTTGCCGCCGCGGTCGCCAAAGCGGTAGCGGATGCCGCAGCCGAGACGGGTGTCGCTCGGCGTCGTCCCAAAAAAGCGGGCTCGGGGCTGTAA
- the tig gene encoding trigger factor, protein MSTTDALSSSETTEETKLTLTVAVDAPQTCLRHVVVTVSRADVERYLKNAYDELAPEASVPGFRAGRAPRKLLEKQFKERVADQVKGQLLMDSLGQVTEEQAFSAISEPDFDFESVELPETGDFRFEFKVEVRPEFDTPEWKGLSLTEPDEQVDDEAIDASIARVMTRYSKFEAVDDAAKTGDQLLLTATFRHDGETLSEMEEERVELGSGLSFPDGRCEEFGKLMEGVREGETRTGKVTVSQEAHPELGGKEIEAEFHVIEVSRNEVAKLTPAVLEELGDFETEAELREFISESLQRQIDYRRQRSLRSQITKTLTEDANWELPPDLVRRQTRRELERQILEMRRSGFQEEDIRNMANMARQNAQTQTEASLREHFILEKIADDQDIDAAPSDYDDEIALIAEQSDQPERRVRARLEKSGQMDALRNQIVERKVIEMITADATLTKEPVEKSGDASGARDFSVDHSLVRAKEELPEAKYDDSNKGEASETPTNKS, encoded by the coding sequence ATGTCCACAACCGACGCCCTAAGTTCGTCCGAAACTACCGAAGAAACCAAGCTGACGCTGACCGTTGCGGTCGATGCGCCACAGACTTGTCTTCGACACGTTGTTGTGACCGTCTCTCGAGCCGATGTCGAACGCTACCTAAAGAACGCCTACGACGAACTGGCTCCCGAAGCCAGCGTTCCTGGCTTTCGCGCCGGTCGCGCGCCGCGCAAGCTGCTGGAAAAGCAGTTTAAGGAACGCGTTGCGGACCAGGTCAAGGGCCAGCTGTTGATGGACAGCCTGGGACAAGTCACCGAAGAACAAGCGTTCTCGGCGATCAGCGAACCCGACTTCGATTTCGAATCGGTCGAACTGCCCGAAACCGGCGACTTCCGCTTTGAATTCAAGGTCGAAGTCCGCCCTGAGTTCGACACCCCCGAATGGAAGGGCCTCAGCCTGACCGAACCGGACGAACAAGTCGACGACGAAGCAATCGACGCATCGATCGCTCGCGTGATGACCCGTTACTCGAAATTCGAAGCAGTCGACGACGCTGCCAAAACTGGCGACCAATTGCTGCTGACCGCGACCTTCCGTCATGACGGCGAAACGCTGTCGGAAATGGAAGAAGAACGCGTCGAACTGGGTTCGGGCCTCAGCTTCCCCGATGGTCGCTGCGAAGAATTCGGCAAATTGATGGAAGGGGTACGCGAAGGCGAAACCCGCACCGGCAAGGTGACTGTCAGCCAGGAAGCCCACCCAGAACTGGGCGGAAAAGAAATCGAAGCCGAGTTCCACGTTATTGAAGTCAGCCGCAACGAAGTGGCCAAACTGACCCCTGCGGTCTTGGAAGAACTGGGCGATTTCGAAACCGAAGCGGAACTTCGCGAGTTCATCTCCGAAAGCCTGCAACGGCAGATCGATTACCGCCGCCAACGCTCGCTGCGAAGCCAGATCACCAAGACGCTGACCGAAGACGCCAACTGGGAATTGCCTCCAGATCTCGTACGCCGCCAAACGCGACGCGAACTGGAACGCCAAATCCTGGAAATGCGACGCAGCGGATTCCAGGAAGAAGACATCCGCAACATGGCCAACATGGCGCGTCAAAATGCACAAACCCAGACCGAAGCGTCGCTGCGAGAACACTTCATCCTGGAGAAGATCGCCGACGACCAAGACATCGATGCAGCACCAAGCGATTATGACGATGAAATCGCGTTGATCGCCGAACAGAGCGACCAGCCCGAACGCCGCGTCCGTGCTCGCCTGGAAAAATCGGGCCAAATGGATGCCCTGCGAAACCAGATCGTCGAACGCAAGGTAATCGAAATGATCACCGCCGACGCGACTCTCACGAAAGAGCCTGTCGAAAAGTCGGGCGACGCAAGCGGAGCCCGCGACTTCTCGGTCGACCACAGCTTGGTTCGCGCCAAAGAAGAACTGCCCGAAGCGAAATACGACGACAGCAACAAGGGCGAGGCTTCGGAAACGCCAACCAACAAGTCGTAG
- a CDS encoding ketoacyl-ACP synthase III: MPYAQIGPIAVHLPERVETNAFLQAEHPNWDLQVIGEKTGIMQRHISAPGETAADLAVKASEKLFAEHGIDRESIDFIMLCTQTPDYPLPTTACLLQQRLGLSSTCGAIDYNLGCSGFVYGLAMADGLIQSGVARRILLITAETYSKYIDSDDRSLRTIFGDAAAATLVQASDEKSLWGFQFGSDGSGADTLLVADGGARPPEDAHKPRHRKRWKSRLYMDGPSLINFTVGAVPKLIEEIVQRNDLSTDDIDLFLLHQATFKMLEQLRISMGVDEDRLPIRLRDVGNTVSATIPILIDELRGDGTLTKGATNMLVGFGVGWSWAGCLWKDTFERVDR; encoded by the coding sequence GTGCCTTACGCCCAAATCGGACCAATCGCCGTCCATCTGCCCGAACGCGTTGAAACCAACGCTTTTTTGCAAGCCGAACACCCCAATTGGGATCTGCAGGTGATCGGGGAAAAGACGGGGATCATGCAGCGGCATATCTCCGCCCCTGGTGAGACCGCAGCCGATCTGGCGGTGAAGGCTTCGGAAAAACTGTTTGCAGAGCACGGCATCGATCGCGAATCGATCGACTTTATAATGCTTTGCACTCAGACCCCCGATTACCCGCTGCCGACGACAGCTTGTCTGCTGCAGCAGCGACTGGGGCTGTCATCGACCTGCGGCGCTATCGATTACAACTTGGGTTGTTCCGGGTTTGTCTACGGTTTGGCGATGGCCGACGGTTTGATCCAATCGGGGGTTGCCCGGCGGATTTTGCTGATAACCGCCGAGACCTATTCGAAATACATCGATTCCGACGATCGCAGTCTGCGGACAATCTTCGGCGATGCCGCGGCGGCGACCTTGGTCCAAGCCAGCGACGAAAAGTCGTTGTGGGGCTTCCAGTTCGGCAGCGATGGGAGTGGAGCGGACACTTTGTTAGTCGCCGATGGTGGTGCTCGCCCCCCCGAAGATGCTCATAAGCCGCGACATCGCAAACGTTGGAAGAGTCGTCTTTATATGGATGGCCCCAGTTTGATCAATTTCACCGTCGGCGCGGTTCCAAAATTGATCGAAGAGATCGTCCAACGCAACGATCTGTCGACCGACGACATCGATTTGTTCCTGCTGCATCAAGCGACTTTTAAGATGTTGGAACAGTTGCGGATCAGTATGGGGGTCGACGAAGACCGTTTGCCGATTCGGCTCCGCGACGTCGGTAATACCGTCTCGGCGACCATCCCCATTCTGATTGACGAACTGCGCGGTGATGGTACGCTGACCAAAGGGGCCACGAACATGCTGGTCGGATTTGGCGTCGGGTGGTCGTGGGCTGGTTGTTTGTGGAAAGATACGTTTGAGCGAGTCGACCGATGA
- a CDS encoding YqgE/AlgH family protein, whose amino-acid sequence MTQLMNGKFLLASPYLPDSNFQRTVVFMVKHDVDGALGLILTRPSDLQLQQLLESTMGSTALREDLVYLGGPVEGPLCALHEDANLADLDCEGGLFVSSEQESIILLANRPQARVRFFAGYSGWGPGQLEAELQYGGWLICDATADEVFGDFEPLWESLVKRVGRSIIGEAVPSAPDVDSQMN is encoded by the coding sequence ATGACGCAGCTGATGAACGGAAAATTTCTTCTCGCGTCCCCCTATCTGCCCGACAGCAATTTCCAGCGGACCGTTGTTTTTATGGTCAAGCACGATGTCGATGGTGCGTTGGGGTTGATCCTCACCCGTCCCAGCGACCTGCAGTTGCAGCAATTGCTTGAGTCGACGATGGGCAGCACCGCGCTTCGCGAGGATTTGGTTTATCTTGGGGGGCCCGTCGAGGGGCCGCTGTGTGCGTTGCACGAAGATGCCAACTTGGCCGATCTCGATTGCGAGGGGGGATTGTTTGTGAGCAGCGAACAAGAGTCGATCATCCTGTTGGCAAATCGCCCCCAAGCGAGGGTCCGGTTTTTCGCTGGCTACAGCGGCTGGGGGCCTGGCCAATTAGAAGCCGAACTGCAATACGGCGGTTGGTTGATCTGCGATGCCACTGCGGACGAGGTCTTTGGCGATTTTGAGCCGTTGTGGGAATCGTTGGTCAAACGCGTCGGACGCTCGATCATCGGCGAAGCGGTCCCGTCTGCTCCCGATGTCGATTCCCAAATGAACTAG